A part of Gossypium hirsutum isolate 1008001.06 chromosome A07, Gossypium_hirsutum_v2.1, whole genome shotgun sequence genomic DNA contains:
- the LOC107953046 gene encoding transcription factor MYB15, with amino-acid sequence MGRAPCCEKVGLKKGRWTAEEDVLLTKYIQANGEGSWRSLPKNAGILRCGKSCRLRWINYLRADLKRGNFTSQEEEVIINLHATLGNRWSLIASYLPGRTDNEIKNYWNSHLSRKIHSFRRPLTQSMPVIMDLTKTAVIAKRKGGRNSKGSMKEIKSRSTAKDTGSCSNKPAENVCVNEVVPFPSTPLLEKETLSTTAIEDRMVLDQHGEDKERTTHVVPSPCQDTVVEGMLGSSEERESLVSEEGTIENSMQCPSGNAEKGTGILAPHESIDSSETEWFNDILDSELLQPSGDLTFTELGEDSGNVKTHTTAANNEETVSRNCSADSGGDLSSCTSTTFYFVDDWEWENVVPRSELWDEKEYMCSWLWEPSDYHGKGERHKVDDNGFEGHNPMIAANALLFS; translated from the exons ATGGGGAGGGCGCCTTGTTGCGAAAAAGTGGGGTTGAAGAAGGGGAGATGGACGGCGGAAGAGGATGTGTTATTGACCAAGTATATTCAAGCTAACGGTGAAGGCTCCTGGAGATCATTACCAAAGAATGCAG GAATACTGAGGTGTGGGAAGAGTTGCAGACTAAGGTGGATTAATTACTTGAGAGCTGACTTGAAAAGGGGAAACTTTACTTCCCAAGAGGAAGAAGTCATCATTAACTTGCATGCTACTTTGGGGAATAG GTGGTCTTTAATTGCCAGTTACTTACCAGGAAGAACAGACAACGAGATTAAGAACTATTGGAACTCTCATTTGAGTAGAAAAATCCATAGCTTTAGAAGGCCATTAACTCAAAGCATGCCAGTCATCATGGACCTCACCAAGACGGCCGTGATTGCTAAGCGGAAAGGAGGTAGAAATAGCAAAGGGTCGATGAAGGAAATCAAAAGCCGCAGTACCGCGAAAGATACTGGAAGTTGTTCAAATAAACCTGCTGAAAACGTTTGTGTTAATGAAGTTGTGCCATTCCCATCCACTCCATTGTTAGAAAAAGAAACCTTGTCCACTACTGCCATTGAAGATCGCATGGTACTGGATCAACATGGAGAAGATAAGGAGAGAACAACCCATGTTGTACCCAGTCCTTGTCAAGACACCGTTGTTGAAGGAATGTTGGGTTCAAGCGAGGAGAGAGAGAGCCTGGTCAGTGAGGAAGGAACCATAGAGAATTCAATGCAGTGCCCTAGTGGCAACGCTGAGAAAGGGACTGGTATCTTAGCACCACATGAGAGTATTGATAGCAGTGAGACAGAGTGGTTTAATGATATCCTGGATAGTGAATTGCTACAGCCAAGTGGGGATTTGACGTTTACTGAACTAGGAGAAGACAGTGGTAATGTGAAAACACACACAACTGCAGCTAATAATGAGGAAACAGTGAGTAGGAACTGTAGTGCAGATAGTGGTGGGGACTTGAGTTCATGTACTTCAACAACATTTTACTTTGTTGATGATTGGGAGTGGGAAAATGTTGTTCCAAGAAGTGAGCTTTGGGATGAGAAGGAATACATGTGTTCTTGGCTGTGGGAGCCAAGCGACTATCATGGGAAAGGAGAGAGACATaaagtggatgataatggctttgaGGGGCACAATCCCATGATTGCTGCTAATGCTTTGCTTTTCTCCTAA